Within Sporosarcina sp. PTS2304, the genomic segment GCGAGTCAGTAAATGTTTTGGAAGTCACTGAATACTCACGCCACTCTTCAAACATCCACCAAGGTTCAAAATCAGCCTTCATATAAACGACTTCATACATTAGTATGCACCCCTTTACTTCATTCTATGCATAATGTCATTAATCTTAGCAAAATAATGATTCATAGCAAAGTAAAAAGATTTACGCGCCATAATGTATGAGTTTTTATCTAAATTCGGCTATAATTAAGAAGCAGAGGCTAACATAGCGTGAAAAAACTTGTCAAATTGAAACCTTTTGCCTCGCTAACCGTAAGTACTATAGAGAAAGAATGAAAGGTGGCCTGAAAGAATATGAACCCTATTAAAAAATTTTTCGCCCGACATGCAATCATGGCCCCGACTAGTTTGTTCACTTGGATTTTCTTAACAAGTAGTACTAGCCTCAATCCGTTGCTTGGTTTTGCCATCGGAGTTGGACTGTATGCTGGAGGCAATATGACGATTAAAGAAATTCAACTACGCTCGACTTTGAAACAGTACGGGTTGGGACGTTCTGAATACAAACATATTGAACAACAAGTCATTGAATCGAAGAAAAAAGTAAAGCAATTAACGAATATGTATGGACAAGTTCGCTCTATTCAAGCGTTTAGACAAGTATATGATATGGCGGCTAAAGCTAGAAAGATTATTAAAATTGTACAAATGAATCCACGTAAGTTTTATCAAGTCGAATCATTTTTTTACGCACACTTAGATTCGGCAGTAGAAATTACATCTAAATATGGATTGTTAGTGAATCAGCCACTAAAAGATACAGAAATCAAAATCGCATTGCAGCACACTCGCGAAACACTTGCTG encodes:
- a CDS encoding 5-bromo-4-chloroindolyl phosphate hydrolysis family protein, producing the protein MNPIKKFFARHAIMAPTSLFTWIFLTSSTSLNPLLGFAIGVGLYAGGNMTIKEIQLRSTLKQYGLGRSEYKHIEQQVIESKKKVKQLTNMYGQVRSIQAFRQVYDMAAKARKIIKIVQMNPRKFYQVESFFYAHLDSAVEITSKYGLLVNQPLKDTEIKIALQHTRETLADLNTEMERDLRNAVATDLEQLRMEIDFVDVTINKDKPLLESKGEHLNDRKTIR